Proteins from one Triticum aestivum cultivar Chinese Spring chromosome 7A, IWGSC CS RefSeq v2.1, whole genome shotgun sequence genomic window:
- the LOC123150091 gene encoding O-fucosyltransferase 15 isoform X2: MLTRLLALVAHALAEADNRPEPKDLWKEPINATLWKPCSDQRDWEASGNISSSEGTNGYIIISANGGINQQRVAICNAVTISRLLNATLVIPKFLYSNVWLDKSQFRDIYQEDYFIKYLKPDIRIVKELPLELQSLDLEAIGSLVNDTDVMKEAKPSIYVKKILPILLKNRVVHFVGFGNRLSFDPIPFQLQRLRCRCNFHALRFVHKIQETGALLVERLQGHMPHLSPLQDNLLGHFAGKSIPSGNRNESSKYLAVHLRFEIDMVAYSMCYFGGGKDEEEELEMYRQIHFPVLTEIKRTTKLPSAAFLRSEGKCPLAPEEAVLMLAAIGFKRRTSIYIAGAEIYGGRHRMAAISRLYPALVTKETLLSPSELEPFRNFSSQLAALDFIACASADAFAMTDPGSQFSSLVQGYRMYYGGGDLPTLRPNKRRLASILVKNATIEWKEFETRVNKLIQQTKQVHERPIARSIFRHPRCPECMCRTDN, encoded by the exons ATGCTCACACGCCTGCTCGCTTTGGTGGCCCATGCTTTGGCAGAG GCAGATAATAGGCCAGAACCCAAAGACCTATGGAAAGAGCCAATAAATGCTACTTTGTGGAAACCTTGCTCTGACCAAAGGGATTGGGAAGCATCAGGCAATATCAGTTCATCAG AGGGAACCAATGGTTACATCATCATCAGTGCAAATGGTGGAATAAACCAGCAAAGGGTAGCG ATCTGCAATGCCGTTACCATATCCCGGTTGCTCAACGCAACTCTTGTCATTCCAAAGTTCTTGTACAGTAATGTTTGGCTGGACAAAAG CCAGTTTCGAGATATATATCAGGAGGATTATTTTATCAAATATTTGAAACCTGATATTCGGATTGTGAAGGAGCTTCCTTTGGAGTTGCAATCGTTAGATTTGGAGGCAATTGGTAGCCTT GTTAATGATACAGATGTCATGAAAGAGGCAAAGccaagtatatatgtaaaaaagaTACTACCAATTTTACTGAAGAACAGAGTTGTCCACTTTGTAGGATTTGGCAACCGCTTATCTTTTGACCCGATACCTTTTCAACTTCAG AGATTGCGATGCAGATGTAACTTTCATGCTCTTCGTTTTGTACACAAAATACAAGAAACTGGTGCATTACTTGTAGAGAGATTGCAAGGCCACATGCCCCATCTGTCGCCTTTGCAAGATAATCTTTTAGGTCATTTTGCTGGGAAATCCATCCCCAGTGGGAACAGGAACGAGTCGTCCAAATATCTAGCAGTTCATCTCAGATTTGAGATTGATATGGTTGCATACTCAATGTGTTACTTTGGTGGTGGGAAAGATGAGGAAGAGGAATTAGAGATGTATCGTCAAATTCATTTTCCTGTTCTGACAGAAATCAAGAGGACAACAAA GTTGCCCTCTGCTGCTTTCTTGCGATCTGAAGGCAAATGCCCCCTTGCACCTGAAGAAGCTGTGCTTATGCTCGCTGCTATTGGTTTCAAGCGCAGGACTAGTATATATATTGCAGGTGCTGAAATTTATGGAGGGAGGCATAGGATGGCTGCCATAAGTCGCCTTTATCCTGCTTTAGTAACTAAAGAAACACTTCTGTCCCCATCGGAGCTTGAACCATTCAGAAACTTCTCATCGCAG TTGGCAGCTCTGGACTTTATTGCATGTGCATCAGCTGATGCATTTGCTATGACTGACCCAGGCAGCCAGTTCTCTTCTCTTGTTCAAGGATACCGCATGTACTATGGTGGTGGGGACCTTCCCACATTAAGACCAAATAAGCGTCGCCTAGCCAGCATACTTGTGAAGAATGCCACAATAGAGTGGAAGGAATTTGAAACAAGAGTAAACAAACTCATACAGCAAACTAAGCAAGTCCATGAGAGGCCAATTGCGAGGAGCATATTCAGACATCCGCGTTGTCCAGAGTGTATGTGCAGAACAGATAATTGA
- the LOC123150091 gene encoding O-fucosyltransferase 15 isoform X1: MPEAASPPPLLPPPASASSPAASVLRARRRRRAWRRPRGLLCWGALVAFFFLMNWWMFSHLQDPATRPRFRLRRNPPRATNSSLSTLEEVNATEKGKRPHPVMLTRLLALVAHALAEADNRPEPKDLWKEPINATLWKPCSDQRDWEASGNISSSEGTNGYIIISANGGINQQRVAICNAVTISRLLNATLVIPKFLYSNVWLDKSQFRDIYQEDYFIKYLKPDIRIVKELPLELQSLDLEAIGSLVNDTDVMKEAKPSIYVKKILPILLKNRVVHFVGFGNRLSFDPIPFQLQRLRCRCNFHALRFVHKIQETGALLVERLQGHMPHLSPLQDNLLGHFAGKSIPSGNRNESSKYLAVHLRFEIDMVAYSMCYFGGGKDEEEELEMYRQIHFPVLTEIKRTTKLPSAAFLRSEGKCPLAPEEAVLMLAAIGFKRRTSIYIAGAEIYGGRHRMAAISRLYPALVTKETLLSPSELEPFRNFSSQLAALDFIACASADAFAMTDPGSQFSSLVQGYRMYYGGGDLPTLRPNKRRLASILVKNATIEWKEFETRVNKLIQQTKQVHERPIARSIFRHPRCPECMCRTDN; this comes from the exons ATGCCGGAggcggcgtcgccgccgccgctgctcccgcCGCCGGCCTCTGCGAGCTCCCCGGCCGCCTCCGTGCtgcgggctcggcggcggcgcagggcgtgGCGCCGCCCGCGCGGGCTGCTCTGCTGGGGCGCCCtggtcgccttcttcttcctcatgaaCTGGTGGATGTTCTCCCACCTCCAGGACCCCGCCACGCGCCCGCGCTTCCGCCTCCGCCGCAACCCGCCCCGCGCGACCAACTCCTCGCTCTCCACCCTG GAAGAGGTGAATGCTACTGAAAAGGGGAAGAGGCCTCACCCGGTCATGCTCACACGCCTGCTCGCTTTGGTGGCCCATGCTTTGGCAGAG GCAGATAATAGGCCAGAACCCAAAGACCTATGGAAAGAGCCAATAAATGCTACTTTGTGGAAACCTTGCTCTGACCAAAGGGATTGGGAAGCATCAGGCAATATCAGTTCATCAG AGGGAACCAATGGTTACATCATCATCAGTGCAAATGGTGGAATAAACCAGCAAAGGGTAGCG ATCTGCAATGCCGTTACCATATCCCGGTTGCTCAACGCAACTCTTGTCATTCCAAAGTTCTTGTACAGTAATGTTTGGCTGGACAAAAG CCAGTTTCGAGATATATATCAGGAGGATTATTTTATCAAATATTTGAAACCTGATATTCGGATTGTGAAGGAGCTTCCTTTGGAGTTGCAATCGTTAGATTTGGAGGCAATTGGTAGCCTT GTTAATGATACAGATGTCATGAAAGAGGCAAAGccaagtatatatgtaaaaaagaTACTACCAATTTTACTGAAGAACAGAGTTGTCCACTTTGTAGGATTTGGCAACCGCTTATCTTTTGACCCGATACCTTTTCAACTTCAG AGATTGCGATGCAGATGTAACTTTCATGCTCTTCGTTTTGTACACAAAATACAAGAAACTGGTGCATTACTTGTAGAGAGATTGCAAGGCCACATGCCCCATCTGTCGCCTTTGCAAGATAATCTTTTAGGTCATTTTGCTGGGAAATCCATCCCCAGTGGGAACAGGAACGAGTCGTCCAAATATCTAGCAGTTCATCTCAGATTTGAGATTGATATGGTTGCATACTCAATGTGTTACTTTGGTGGTGGGAAAGATGAGGAAGAGGAATTAGAGATGTATCGTCAAATTCATTTTCCTGTTCTGACAGAAATCAAGAGGACAACAAA GTTGCCCTCTGCTGCTTTCTTGCGATCTGAAGGCAAATGCCCCCTTGCACCTGAAGAAGCTGTGCTTATGCTCGCTGCTATTGGTTTCAAGCGCAGGACTAGTATATATATTGCAGGTGCTGAAATTTATGGAGGGAGGCATAGGATGGCTGCCATAAGTCGCCTTTATCCTGCTTTAGTAACTAAAGAAACACTTCTGTCCCCATCGGAGCTTGAACCATTCAGAAACTTCTCATCGCAG TTGGCAGCTCTGGACTTTATTGCATGTGCATCAGCTGATGCATTTGCTATGACTGACCCAGGCAGCCAGTTCTCTTCTCTTGTTCAAGGATACCGCATGTACTATGGTGGTGGGGACCTTCCCACATTAAGACCAAATAAGCGTCGCCTAGCCAGCATACTTGTGAAGAATGCCACAATAGAGTGGAAGGAATTTGAAACAAGAGTAAACAAACTCATACAGCAAACTAAGCAAGTCCATGAGAGGCCAATTGCGAGGAGCATATTCAGACATCCGCGTTGTCCAGAGTGTATGTGCAGAACAGATAATTGA
- the LOC123149751 gene encoding glutathione gamma-glutamylcysteinyltransferase 1-like: MEVASLYRRVLPSPPAVEFASAEGKRLFAEALQGGTMEGFFNLISYFQTQSEPAFCGLASLSVVLNALAIDPGRPWKGPWRWFDESMLDCCEPLHKVKAEGITFGKVVCLAHCAGARVQSFRADQTTIHDFRAHLTRCASSQDCHLISSYHRSPFKQTGTGHFSPIGGYHAEKDMALILDVARFKYPPHWVPLTLLWDAMNTTDEATGLLRGFMLVSRRSSAPSLLYTVSCGHGSWKSMAKYCVEDVPNLLKDENLDNVTTLLSRLVESLPANAGDLIKCVIEVRRKEEGESSLSKEEKERLFLKEKVLQQIRDTDLFRVVHELQYPKGLCGSCSSSSDEDSLAEIAATVCCQGAAFLSGNLVSRDGFCCRETCIKCIEANGDGLKTVISGTVVSKGNEQGVDLLLPTSSSKTSLCNSNLRSKIVKYPSSTDVLTVLLLVLQPNTWLGIKDENVKAEFQSLVSTDNLPDLLKQEILHLRRQLHYLAGCKGQEACQEPPSP, from the exons ATGGAGGTGGCGTCGCTGTACCGGCGGGtgctgccgtcgccgccggcggTGGAGTTCGCGTCGGCGGAGGGGAAGCGGCTGTTCGCGGAGGCGCTGCAGGGCGgcaccatggagggcttcttcaACCTCATCTCCTACTTCCAGACGCAGTCGGAGCCGGCCTTCTgcggcctcgcctccctctccgtcgtGCTCAACGCGCTGGCCATCGACCCCGGCCGGCCGTGGAAGGGGCCCTGGCGCTGGTTCGACGAGTCCATGCTCGACTGCTGCGAGCCCCTCCACAAGGTCAAGGCCGAGGGCATCACCTTCGGCAAGGTCGTCTGCCTCGCGCACTGCGCCGGCGCCCGGGTCCAGTCCTTCCGCGCCGACCAGACCACCATCCACGACTTCCGCGCCCACCTCACGCGCTGCGCCTCCTCCCAGGACTGCCACCTCATCTCCTCCTACCACAGGAGCCCCTTCAAGCAG ACTGGGACTGGCCATTTCTCACCGATCGGCGGGTATCACGCCGAAAAGGACATGGCGCTCATCTTGGATGTCGCGCGCTTCAAATACCCTCCTCATTGGGTTCCATTGACGCTtctctgggatgccatgaacacgaCTGATGAAGCAACAGGGCTTCTCAGGGG GTTCATGCTTGTATCAAGGCGCAGTTCAGCTCCTTCATTGCTCTACACAGTG AGTTGCGGCCATGGAAGTTGGAAAAGCATGGCAAAGTATTGTGTGGAAGATGTACCCAATCTACTGAAGGATGAGAATCTAGACAATGTTACAACACTTCTGTCCCGCCTAGTGGAATCTCTCCCAGCTAATGCTGGAGATTTGATCAAATGTGTCATTGAAGTTAGGAGAAAAGAGGAAGGTGAATCAAGCTTGAGCAAAGAGGAGAAAGAAAGGCTTTTTTTGAAG GAAAAAGTATTACAGCAAATCCGTGATACTGATCTTTTCAGAGTAGTCCACGAACTGCAATATCCCAAGGGGCTATGTGGTAGTTGCTCATCTTCAAGTGATGAAGATTCGCTTGCCGAGATTGCAGCCACTGTGTGCTGCCAAGGAGCTGCATTCCTATCTGGTAACCTTGTATCTAGAGATGGGTTCTGCTGCCGAGAAACATGTATCAAATGTATAGAAGCAAATGGTGATGGACTAAAGACTGTTATCTCAGGAACCGTGGTATCTAAAGGGAATGAACAGGGTGTTGATTTGCTTTTACCAACATCCTCATCAAAAACAAGCTTATGCAATTCAAACTTGAGGAGCAAGATTGTCAAGTATCCATCAAGCACAGATGTTCTAACTGTCCTACTGCTGGTTTTACAGCCTAACACATGGCTTGGCATAAAAGATGAGAACGTGAAAGCTGAATTTCAGAGTCTTGTTTCAACAGACAATCTTCCTGATCTTCTTAAACAGGAG